The window catccttcatgtCCAAGATATAAAAATCTGcaggaaaaattaacttgtctaCTTGGACAAGCACATCCTCAAGCACACCTGCAGGGTTAACTGTGCTATGGTTGGCcagttgaatgaccacaccAGTAGTCTTAAGAGGTCCCAAAGATAGAGAAGTAAACACTGATAAAGGCATTACATTAATAGAAGCCCCTAAATCTAACATGGCAttgtcaaactttgaatttccaATAACACAAGGAATAGAAAACATACCTGGATCCTTGCATTTTCGCGGTATTTCAATATGCTTCTTAATCAAGCTTGACACATTTCTTCCTAAATTTACAACCTCATTATCCCTAAAACGCCTtctatttgtgcaaatttctttcaaaaacttggcGTATTTAGGGATTTGCTTAACANCATCCAACAAGGGAATGTTGATCTCCACCTTTTTGAAAGTATTCAAGATCTCTTGGTCTAATTCCTCCATTTTTTTGTTTNTCGGCTTCAACCGATTGGGATATGGAGGTGGTGGAGAATAAGATGAAGAggaatttttagaagaagaagagttagaGGATACTGACCTGGATTTCTCAGTGGTAGTCTCAGGTGATGGTTCATTTGGTCCTCCATTGTCATCAaattgttcttcttctttcttcttatcttcATCCTCTTGAACTCCTTCAGGACCTTGTACTTGCTTACCTGTTCTTAAAGTAATAACACTTACATTTTGCGGGTTGATCACTGTTTGTGCAGGCAGCTTATTTGACTCCTTAGCCTCTAACTTTTCCACTCTCTGAGTCAAATCTACAANTGATTTCTTGAT is drawn from Vigna radiata var. radiata cultivar VC1973A unplaced genomic scaffold, Vradiata_ver6 scaffold_1504, whole genome shotgun sequence and contains these coding sequences:
- the LOC106755259 gene encoding uncharacterized protein LOC106755259, translating into MSLQDFMKTMLEQTSEIKKSXVDLTQRVEKLEAKESNKLPAQTVINPQNVSVITLRTGKQVQGPEGVQEDEDKKKEEEQFDDNGGPNEPSPETTTEKSRSVSSNSSSSKNSSSSYSPPPPYPNRLKPXNKKMEELDQEILNTFKKVEINIPLLDXVKQIPKYAKFLKEICTNRRRFRDNEVVNLGRNVSSLIKKHIEIPRKCKDPGMFSIPCVIGNSKFDNAMLDLGASINVMPLSVFTSLSLGPLKTTGVVIQLANHSTVNPAGVLEDVLVQVDKLIFPADFYILDMKDEEGISPTTIILGRPFMMTARTKIDVHAGSLTMEIGDEKSALQRVGI